The sequence AGCGACGATGATGTGAGGGTGATGAGCGGTCTGCGGATCAAGACTGAGCATCTGGATGAGTGGTTGGGACCGGAAAACCAGCCCTCTGGCGAGGACGGGAGCAGTGCGGAGGAAGTGACCGCCATGGTTATCGACACAACAGGGCACGGGGCAGCTGTGCAGGAGAGCTACAGTCTGGGGTCTTCAGCCACCAAAGTGTCTAGGCCAACAAGCAGTGAAATAGACAGGTAAGTCCCATTGTTGCCAAACATCATCTTCAAAAAGGTATCTTAAACCTTCTGTCACAAATGCGCCAACATCTAGCTGTAAATGCTGCTTATTACAGTTCTTATGTGAAGGTTGATAATTGTCAGAGTAGACTAAATAGCGTTTACCAGTGATAAGTAATTTATATCCGCTAGGTATATAATGTCACACGATATGTACaaccatcttttctttttttataggaaagcTGTACTCTCAGCATGCGCTGTTCTAAGGGAAATACTTTCTTTGAAGCTATATGCCTCTCGTGAATTAGCATTAGAAGAAAATCGTACACTTCACATATAATTAATATTCCGGGTCAGCCGCAAATTAAACTTACCACTCTTACACAATTATTTTTCGACAGAATTTACCCACAATTATTCACATGCGCCATGTTAATTAACTAATAAGTAGTCAGTCTACGTATAGAAAACGTTACGCTCTTTTGTTTGTGCCACAAAACCGTAAATGTGTTGCAAAAATGTTTGTTATATCAGCATAGTCACTGCTGCCACCTTTTCCTTTAATCGCCTGTCCAAGATTCAGCCCGTCGGGCAGCGTGGTCACAATAGTAGAGCGTCATCGGGCAAAGAGTGAGTCTCCAAGGAGGATGGAGGAACCGAAGCAGCACAGCTCCCAGGTCAGTGAGATGAGTTACTTTTACTGATAACCGGCAAGCGTAATCTACTGGTCACCACTTTAGAATTAAAAGCcacttatatatatttcacatagtCATAGAAAACTCTTAACCAGATGAAAGATGTCACATCTGGTTTATCATTTGACTCGGAActtcacatttaaatataagGTTCTTCATCTTCTGGAATATTACACCATTAGATATATCAGCGAACCCCAAATACCATAAAAAGCAGAACAATTCAAAAATGCTTCAAAGAGTAATAATCATAAGCAGAAATATACCGGTATCTGCCAAAAACGAGATAGATGAAGCATGTTTGACATCTTGTTATGTGCATGAAGGTGTAATATCACACGCAAGTAATAAGATAAAACATTCCATAAGCAAGCAGAAGCATCAGTGTCTGATTACTAGATTACTCTAGTCCGTCATTCGAGAAGAATATTCCCATAGAGAGAGCCTAACACATTTTACAGATGTCATGTTTTTTATTCATTGACAATCCTTATTTCACCGTTTGGCCCAAAGCGTTATGATTGGCGTGTCATGCTTGTCATGTCCTTAAGTCTACTGTTTTTCTCATACAGTCTGACGAAGCAGGTGTTATCGGAGTGAGTGGTTATGTAGAATACCTCCGCGAGCAAGAGGTGTCCGAGCGATGGTTCCGCTATAACCCACGGCTCACGTGTATCTACTGTGCCAAGTCTTTCAACCAGAAGGGGAGTCTCGACCGGCACATGCGGCTGCACATGGGCATCACTCCTTTTGTGTGTCGGATGTGCGGAAAGAAGTATACTCGCAAGGATCAGCTGGAGTACCACATCCGGAAGCATACGGGTAACAAACCGTTTCACTGCCACGTGTGCGGGAAGAGCTTCCCCTTCCAGGCCATCCTGAATCAGCACTTTCGGAAGAACCATCCAGGTTGTGTTCCACTCGAGGGGCCCCACAGCATTTCCCCCGAGACCACCACTGTTGTCACCTCTCGAGGTCCAACAGGTGAAGAATCTCCACCTCATGAAGAAGGAGGAGTTGCCCCTTCAGCAACAGTTGAGGTGGCATACGGAGGGGAGACAACCCATGGCTCTGTGTCGACCACTGGACCAGACTAACAACTCCAGAAGTGATAATAAAGGAGGACGTTGAAAGACTAAATTCCTCCTCTTTACCTCAGCAACCCCTCACTATTAATCTTCCCTTGATGTTCCTCTCTATAACACAAATCAGGCCTCATGAATTGAAatgatgaggttttttttaagtaaacccGATATGAAAACAGTACAGCGTTGGAAACCATGAGAATTTACTTGCCAAAACCACAAAACAAAAACGTAATATCATCCTCAGCAGACGTCAACTGTAGGAGTAAATGGATCTACGACTCTTCTGTTTTTAAATTGGTGGATAAcattctccttttctttcacCCCTTCCTTACAGTGTGTGATTATTGGACTGTATTACGTACTTGTTACATTTTTCGCTTAAAGCTAGGTAGTGCAGCGTCTCCCGCTGGTTGCTGGTGGGATGGgggctttttttgtattttaaggcTTTCTTCCAAAATGTGCGTAATGGGTGGTATACCTGGTCTGATCTGCTTAGACAGGAGATTGTGCAGAACAAAAAGGAATGTAAGGTGCTTGGAGCTGCTCACACAGCAAGCTCAGGGACACTTTCCTTAAGCCTAAGAAGGGAAAGAAATTAGTCTAACTCATTACTGATGAATGAAGAAAAGGTCAGACATTTTGAAAACAAGGTTGCACTGCGTTAATTATGGTGGACTTTATAGATTCCTCGTTATGTCAGAGAGTCAATTGATTGACTCTTCTTGCAATATCATGAACTTTTGGTTTTCTTCTCTACAAGTTGTGAACCCCCTGAGATATACTCGGATATGATGGAGGTATCACTCCTGACGGAGGAGGCCAAATATTTATTCTCTTGGTTATAACAAAGCTTTCAGATtcttttatttatggttttCAAATCATGGTAACCTGTCATGGCTCAGAAACTCGCCTCTGACACTTTTTACTAAACTGGGGATTTGCGGTACATTTGACGTCATGACTGATTATGACCGGCTGACACCAGTGAACTTCTCctgtaagaagggctgagctggcctaATATAATAAGGAAGGATGTCGGGACAGAGGTCATAGCCGAcagctagagggtcagaggcttggatataatgcaaggaagttttattttaacgAGTAGGTGAAGTTTAAACATTCAAGGAATAGACATAAAATAATCCCAagaaccaaggactgattaaggtctgagtctttacagcagaaataacTGTGAATGTCGTCAAATTCTCTGTTTAGGAAATCTCTGGCATtctctatgcattatacagggccaggtcAACCCTTCCTACAGGAGAAGCTCGGCGAGATTTGCCCTTTTCATAGTTATATCATGGAGTTGAATCGTTTAGCTCTCTTGCAAACtctctttttagtgaataatcctTTTAGAGTTTCCTGATGTGATATTCAGCCCCATAACCATATAATATGGGGGCTCAAACATAAGCTTCTAGCTGCATTGGcgccttttatttcttttatacctTAGTTTGTTTTTATTCACACTGTAGTTTTCTTTCACCACAATACAAACGCTCACAAATGTTTTATAGGTGCTACAGCCTCTTGCGGACCCCCGAGATACATATATCTCAAGCATGGGGGGAGCTGAACACAGTATTTCACGTActtcatttttaacattttgttacaGGCTTTGCATGGTACCAAACGCCAATATTTTGTCTAAGTTATTCTTGGTACACGCTTATTGAggtttatctctttttttattagggCCAATTTGCTTCCTTTCACATCTTTTGGTTTCCGTAGGTTGTTTTGGATCTGTTGTGGAGCAAATACGTTGGCCCTCCTATTGGTGTATATGTGCAGCTTGCATGGATTTTTAGGAAGGATAGAGAAAAGACCCTTGTCACCCTAATACTCAGGGTTTCCGACTCActctactatatataatatatatatatataccatgtaCCTCTTGGGCTTTGGGTTTCGTATTGTGCAATGGGGTAAAAATATGGAGGAGCTGGGATTTCTtaactttagtgaatacaccatTGGGTCTTAATGTGTATAAGTTCTAAGATGGCTGTATAGTTAGTCTATGTACCTGGGTTATAGACTAATGACACCCCTCTGGTACTCAAAAGAATTACTGGTTTCTGGATTAGCAGTTTTAAGTGAGGCTGCATCAGAATGTGAGAATGTATGGGTATTATTACCTATACATTACCCTATGGTGGGCTAATAAAGTTCTGTATAGCAGACGGATGGTGCTTTAAAAATAACGAAATCCTGAAAAATGTGTTGTGGGGGGGCCTTTTTGTGATGGTTTATAAAATAGCACTTTAAATATAAGCTGGCCTTATATCTTAAGGCAATAAAGCACCTCAAAAGGAAAGCTAGACGAGTCTACAGTAATGTTCACGGATAACTCCAACAATGGACACTTTTGCTCGGAGTCAGTAACTGCTGTAATAACCCTGGAACATGTCAATTTAATAAAGCGTAGGTAGAactattactgtgtacagtgtTTGAGTGTTTTAGGTAAATGATGGAATCTGCAAAGCAAAGGATTTGGGAAAATAAGTGTGTGGCCAGTGGAGGCCTTCGGTTAAAGTGACAGCCCCACCGCATGCATATTAATCGCATCTTTAATGTCTACACAAGGGACTCTCAGACATAAaacctttaaaggaacagtcaccccgtgaaaaaaaattataattgagAATTTACGCAAAATTAAAGTGTAATTAATTTTCCATTAATTAAAATCTTTTATATGCCATTTCCAACATGTGCTTACTCACTAAAGAGGAATTGTGTTTGTAAAGGGCCACCCCTGGCAACAAGGGTAGAGGaggccccgtataatgtatagtttaatcatGGGGAGTGGGGCAATAAATCTCACTCATTTAAAATATGCTTAATACAGGACCATTTGCTCACTGGGGCTGTAAAATGAAGTCCTTTGTCTTGGTTAAAGGGACTGAGGGTCCAACGATGAAGCTAGCTGGCAGGTGTGCATTGGGGGGGTGTAAATGTTCATGGGCAGATATCGAACTCTCCGACATTATTTTAAGCTAAttaacagtttaatgtcactgacACCACTCTAAAGAAGTACTCTGGGagttatttaatatgcattcttccaaaacgaagAGAAAAAACTGATGTTGAAGCTGTAGCCCTGcttcagcagctgcccttctctTCTGTGATCCaacgattcttgccactgattggctccttGGAGCCAGCCCTGGGGGCTACCTGGAGGTGAATATATCGCGTGCAGGGAGCATATCTCTGGGGAGCGGGGAGAGGaacaaatgcatttgcaaaagggaccccatgaaaatgtaaaggggccgCGCAGCatcaaagtgcatatgatggcggCAGGAAATTACTTAAACTGCTCTTAATATTATTTAGAATCAGAAACGTATGTATGAAAGAAGTATCCCTTTTCCCACCAGCACTTGCCAAATGATCTCCCCGCATAACCACAATTTATTAACGGGTCCGCGTGTAATGTGAAGGAAGTTTTCTGCCCTCTTTTATATTGTGTTAGTAATCATTTCGTTTACCTCAGTCCCAATACATTTCTGTCTCTAACCATATTCATGGAGATAAAATATCTCTTGAGTTACTCTCCAACTGCCTtgtctgacctgcacattagtagCCCTGCTTACACACCTGAAATATTGACGTTATATACAGTAAAATGTTATGATATATGGCATAATTAACCATACGATGTGAAGCGTAAGCAGGGTCGCTGGCCGATGCCGCTCCATACTATACTGAATCGGCCATTCCAGGTGAAGATAGGGTGCTGCAGCGTGTGGctactggctggatatgccctaCTGTATGTacttaaaaacacaaaagtgcGGCCACGCATATCTAGCCAGGGGCCATTTATTTGTCATTTGGCGACTTGCCGTTTTGGGATGTTCCTTCAGAAATCTCTGGTCCTATTCCAAAATCCAGTATTTATATCTAAGTAAATTTAACTGAAATTCAAGTTTGTTCTTTCTTCTTAAGGCTTTCAGTCTAATCCATGTGCTTCTTATACTCTGACTAATAGGCTACTTTATTGTATTCCCAAGCAAAGCATTCTGTCTTAGAACCAAGGCAGACATCCCCCAAAACATTTGCTGGGTGTTTGATGTCCTCCTTCAATTTGTGAGAACATGTAGCATTTGAAATCTGTGAATTTAGCCACTGTGACACTTCCGTAAACCGATAACCCGCCCTGTACCAGAAAACACTGGATCCGGTTCCTTTCTTACCTCTTGTGTTCCTTCAGCCCGGACTCAATCTTATGTTTTAAGCTCACTTGGCCTTCTTCCATTTTTCCATGGTGTGTGTAGAAGGACAGGTCAACACAAACAGATGAGAAGTTGGTATATGGAGCTTGTAGATGTTCTTCTATACGTTTGGttgtttggttggttggttggttggttggcTGGCTGGCGAACCCCTTGGTCTTCATCAGTTCCGGTCTccttgttaaattgttttagaACACTTCACTGTGGTAGAGCTTACAGCTTTGGCACTCAGTGTGGGTTAGCATTGggttcttctttctcttcatattaaatatgtttaccttaagaaaagaaaaggctcCAACTTTGTTCATTACACAAGGATAAAAGAAcagtaaagaaaacatatttatcagatgaaCAGGTGGAAATATCtagaaatgtttattatatactCACTGTATTGCTGACTACTTAATGGTAGCGTAACAACGTTGTTTCATTCAATAGATTGCCCggaaattatgtttaataactatgttttttttttttacaccatattaaagcagatctgtcattacCCCAAACCCTACATTTTATAGACCACATGACTTCACCTATACACCGGTGCTTATAGATTAAACAGGTATGGTTACGCAGTGATTTGCATGGTTATTCCTTCCCTCTGACTGCCTTTGATTGGTGACGGAAGGGGAGATACTTCTGGAGAGGGAAGTGTTTGTGACGCTGGTTTTGCCGCCGTGTTTACCTTTCTAGGGGTATATTAGtcctttacattttaatatgtcCAAAACAATTTCACTGGTTAGGGAAAGAATTGCAGATAATTGTAAATCTGAGTAATGCTGAAAGCTGTAAAGTTACCGAGTGATTCTATAACATATCTGCGATCTATGTCATCATAAACTATAAGCACAATCGCTAAAAACCGTCTGCTAcctgaaacatttattttaaccaaaCACTAGATTAAAATGCATTTGGTTGACGTTGGCAAAGTGGATCATAGCCAGAAATGGGTGGCATAAAGTCATGGCAGGTAGGGCAA is a genomic window of Spea bombifrons isolate aSpeBom1 chromosome 6, aSpeBom1.2.pri, whole genome shotgun sequence containing:
- the ZBTB37 gene encoding zinc finger and BTB domain-containing protein 37, with the translated sequence MEKGGNIQLEIPEYSNSVLSHLNQLRMQGRLCDIVINVQGQSFRAHKVVLAASSPYFRDHMSLNEMSAVSLSVIKNPGVFEQLLTFCYTGRICLQLADIISYLTAASFLQMQHIIDKCTQILEGIHLKISSPESEEELSQSRPKHTERVQDSHRVSQSLSRSLSPRHSTPRTTGSRRGQVSTVLDIRELSPAEESTSPQMVEQGSDVESREPILRINRAGQWYVETGLADRGERSDDDVRVMSGLRIKTEHLDEWLGPENQPSGEDGSSAEEVTAMVIDTTGHGAAVQESYSLGSSATKVSRPTSSEIDRFSPSGSVVTIVERHRAKSESPRRMEEPKQHSSQSDEAGVIGVSGYVEYLREQEVSERWFRYNPRLTCIYCAKSFNQKGSLDRHMRLHMGITPFVCRMCGKKYTRKDQLEYHIRKHTGNKPFHCHVCGKSFPFQAILNQHFRKNHPGCVPLEGPHSISPETTTVVTSRGPTGEESPPHEEGGVAPSATVEVAYGGETTHGSVSTTGPD